A window of the Lactuca sativa cultivar Salinas chromosome 5, Lsat_Salinas_v11, whole genome shotgun sequence genome harbors these coding sequences:
- the LOC111918849 gene encoding beta-amyrin 28-monooxygenase, with translation MDIFYASLLSLFVVVFSCSLRFGFFKSKLDVDVKPPPGGRGWPVIGETIEFVTCGRKGHPEKFIVDRMTKFSRHVFRTSLMLEDAAVFCGPEGNKFLFSNDNKLVQFWVPASVKKIIPSLKGVNQTVLKTVRNILKPETLREYVPIMDMVAQKHFETGWEGNGQILTHKLTKNFTFLVACKIFFGVDEPEWVNKLSVPFERLAPGLFSIPLNLPGTLFRRALNAGAFINKELTAIVKKRKSDLADGKASPTQDILSLLLCDDYGRLMQETEVADAIMGLMIGGYDSTSSTCTFIVKYLAELPEIYEGVYKEQIEIAKYKKSTELLNWEDLSKMKYSWNVACEVLRLVPPTQGTFREAISDFTYKGYSIPKGWKLYWSTNSTHKNPDFFPEPKKFDPSRFDSKVPITPYTYVPFGGGAHLCPGKEFARLEILVFIHHLVRRFKLKKVIRNEDVIFNLVQPEVAKGLPIHLHPHKPKN, from the exons ATGGATATCTTCTATGCTTCTCTCCTTTCTCTATTTGTGGTCGTCTTCTCATGCTCACTTCGCTTTGGTTTCTTTAAATCTAAGTTGGATGTAGATGTAAAACCCCCACCTGGCGGAAGAGGGTGGCCTGTGATTGGTGAAACTATAGAGTTTGTCACCTGCGGTAGGAAGGGCCACCCTGAAAAGTTCATCGTCGATCGCATGACTAAATTCTCACGTCATGTCTTCAGGACCTCTCTGATGCTAGAGGATGCTGCAGTGTTCTGTGGGCCCGAAGGTAACAAGTTCTTGTTCTCAAATGATAACAAACTTGTTCAGTTTTGGGTGCCTGCTTCGGTAAAGAAGATTATCCCTTCTCTGAAAGGAGTCAACCAGACAGTACTGAAGACAGTTCGCAACATTTTGAAGCCTGAAACTCTACGGGAATATGTTCCAATTATGGACATGGTGGCACAGAAACACTTTGAAACAGGATGGGAAGGCAACGGCCAGATTTTGACTCATAAACTCACCAAAAACTTCACTTTTCTTGTTGCATGCAAAATCTTCTTCGGTGTCGATGAACCCGAATGGGTCAACAAACTATCAGTCCCGTTCGAAAGACTTGCTCCAGGGCTTTTCTCCATCCCCTTAAACCTCCCGGGAACACTGTTCCGGAGAGCATTAAATGCAGGCGCCTTCATCAATAAAGAACTCACTGCAATAGTAAAGAAAAGGAAGAGTGATTTGGCCGATGGGAAAGCTTCGCCTACACAAGATATTTTGTCGTTATTACTTTGCGATGACTATGGAAGATTAATGCAAGAGACTGAAGTTGCTGACGCTATCATGGGGTTAATGATCGGTGGCTATGACAGTACAAGCTCAACGTGTACTTTCATTGTTAAGTATCTCGCTGAATTGCCTGAGATTTACGAGGGAGTCTACAAAG AACAAATAGAAATTGCAAAATATAAAAAATCAACAGAATTGTTAAATTGGGAGGATTTGTCAAAGATGAAATACTCTTGGAATGTGGCATGTGAAGTTCTTAGATTAGTTCCACCAACCCAAGGTACTTTTAGAGAAGCGATTTCGGATTTCACATACAAGGGCTATTCAATTCCAAAGGGTTGGAAG TTGTATTGGAGTACAAACTCGACACATAAAAACCCTGATTTCTTTCCTGAACCTAAAAAGTTTGATCCATCAAGATTCGATAGTAAAGTGCCAATTACACCATATACATACGTACCATTTGGAGGAGGGGCTCATTTGTGTCCTGGAAAAGAATTTGCCCGACTAGAAATACTTGTGTTTATACATCATCTTGTGAGGAGATTCAAGTTGAAGAAAGTAATTCGGAACGAGGATGTTATTTTCAATCTAGTTCAACCTGAGGTTGCCAAAGGACTTCCGATTCACCTGCATCCTCATAAACCTAAAAATTGA